In Cheilinus undulatus linkage group 24, ASM1832078v1, whole genome shotgun sequence, a single window of DNA contains:
- the LOC121506336 gene encoding oocyte zinc finger protein XlCOF6-like, with protein MSEGDSLRELITERLTAAAEDIFELVKTTIVEYKEELEHQRKLLEIFLNPEVYLHRIDVPQQLLRKEEEVLPDQQLCNQDRNSSPHQEKAEPPWIKEELEEPCSIQEGEQLELKEETDTLTPVHEEGDHSEPEQQEHLFTHNFCEAEDQESARNSEPNPLSIIHQSSHISDLSGNHGDSFKSDSCGEGLQTHQRVHRDTKKYSCKTCGRMFSRKSSLMAHVKYHIDDSLYSCKTCGTEFSSMDELKKHNVEHTGEKPFSCTVCSKSFRLEKNLKIHMGTHTGELRLSCSICGESFSQWSFLSMHLQTHDTEKPFMCKTCNKCFISQNELEIHMKTHTAEKPYSCSTCGKRFFNISALNHHSRNHTKPFSCRFCQKGFRDRWGLTKHERTHTGKKPYSCSTCGERFFLYSAFKQHIRNHTKQFSCSFCQKGFRDRHDLTKHERTHTVEKPYSCSTCGKRFFKNSALKHHSRNHTKPVSCRFCQKGFRDRWGLAKHERIHAGEKPYSCSTCGKIFFQYSALKQHSRTHTKPFSCSFCRKGFRDRHDLTKHERTHTGEKPYSCSICAKSFSQQTYLNAHFKSHTTEMQFTCGTCGESFSSMRDLEKHMEIIHISATPYSAAPVDRDSLEIQS; from the exons ATGTCTGAAGGGGATAGTTTGAGAGAACTGATCACAGAGAGACTAACGGCTGCTGCTGAAGACATATTTGAGCTGGTTAAAACTACTATCGTCGAGTACAAGGAGGAGCTCGAGCATCAACGGAAACTGCTGGAAATATTCTTGAACCCCGAAGTCTACTTACACCGAATAG atGTGCCACAGCAACTTTTGCGTAAGGAAGAGGAGGTTCTGCCTGACCAGCAGCTCTGTAACCAGGATAGAAACTCCAGTCCACACCAAGAGAAGGCAGAGCCTCCATGGATTAAAGAGGAACTAGAGGAGCCCTGCAGCATTCAGGAGGGAGAGCAGCTTGAACTGAAGGAGGAGACTGACACGTTGACTCCTGTTCATGAGGAAGGAGACCACAGTGAACCAGAACAGCAGGAACACCTGTTCACTCACAACTTCTGTGAGGCTGAGGATCAAGAATCAGCTAGAAACTCAGAGCCCAACCCTCTCAGTATAATTCACCAAAGCAGTCACATCTCTGACTTGTCAGGGAATCATGGTGATTCTTTCAAAAGTGACTCATGTGGGGAAGGTTTACAGACACATCAGCGTGTCCATcgtgatacaaaaaaatattcttgCAAGACATGTGGGAGAATGTTCAGTAGGAAGTCATCATTGATGGCTCATGTAAAATATCACATAGATGACAGCCTTTATTCTTGTAAAACATGTGGAACAGAATTCTCTTCCATGGACGAGCTAAAAAAGCACAATGTTGAGCACACAGGTGAAAAGCCTTTTTCTTGCACAGTATGCAGCAAATCTTTCAGACTtgagaaaaacctgaaaatccACATGGGGACCCACACAGGAGAGTTGCGGTTATCCTGTAGCATCTGTGGAGAAAGCTTTTCTCAGTGGTCGTTCCTGTCCATGCACCTTCAAACCCACGACACTGAGAAGCCTTTTATGTGCAAAACGTGCAACAAATGTTTCATTTCTCAAAACGAACTGGAAATCCACATGAAAACCCACACAGCTGAGAAGCCttactcctgcagcacctgtgggaaaagatttttcaatatttcagCCTTGAACCACCACAGTCGAAATCACACAAAGCCCTTTTCTTGCAGATTTTGTCAAAAAGGTTTCAGAGATAGATGGGGCCTGACAAAACACGAGAGAACACACACAGGTAAGAAGCCTTACTCATGTAGCACCTGTGGGGAAAGATTCTTTCTGTATTCAGCCTTTAAACAACACATTCGAAATCACACAAAGCagttttcttgcagtttttgtcaaaaaggttTCAGAGATAGACATGACTTGACAAAACACGAGAGAACCCACACAGTTGAGAAGCCTTACTCTTGCAGCACCTGTGGGAAAAGATTCTTCAAGAATTCAGCCTTGAAACACCACAGTCGAAATCACACAAAGCCCGTTTCTTGCAGATTTTGTCAAAAAGGTTTCAGAGATAGATGGGGCTTGGCAAAACATGAGAGAATACATGCGGGAGAGAAGCCTTACTCCTGTAGCACCTGTGGAAAAATATTCTTTCAGTATTCAGCCTTGAAACAACACAGTCGAACTCACACAAAGCCGTTTTCTTGCAGTTTTTGTCGAAAAGGTTTCAGAGATAGACATGACTTGACAAAACACGagagaacacacacaggtgagaagccttacTCCTGCAGCATCTGTGCGAAAAGCTTTTCACAGCAAACATATTTGAATGCTCACTTTAAAAGTCATACAACAGAAATGCAGTTTACCTGTGGAACTTGTGGCGAATCTTTCAGCAGTATGAGGGACCTGGAAAAGCATATGGAAATAATCCACATCAGTGCAACGCCTTATTCAGCAGCACCTGTGGACAGAGATTCTCTCGAAATTCAGAGTTAG
- the LOC121506283 gene encoding gastrula zinc finger protein XlCGF26.1-like isoform X1 produces MSAGDGLRELITERLTAAAEDIFELVKTTIVEYKEELERQRKLQNIFLNPKVYLHRIDVPQQLVCKEEEVLLSKQLCNQDRNSSPHQEEAEPPWIKEEPEEPCSIQEGKQRVFNARLEDEPQQLVCEEEEALSDQEKSSSPDQDEAELPRMKEESEEPCSVQEGEQLELKEETDAFMLTPAHEERDHSEPELHEHQLLSQNSNVAEDKDPAGSKDRGSESIRNSEPNPPNKIYQSRHNTDVSENQCGPLQDKPSFKCGICGECFKNKLALQTHQRVHSGKETHSCKICGKMFIWKSLLRAHVRSHTGEKPFTCTTCGKAFVQKSHLKNHNMIHTGEKPFTCTTCGKSFTLQKCLKFHIRTHTGEKPFTCTTCGKSFTQQKCLKVHIPKHTGEKPFTCTTCGRSFAQQNLLRIHIRIHTGERPFTCTTCGKSFTQQKYLTVHMRIHTGEKPYSCRTCGKGFCHLKSLNNHNKIHTDDRLFSFNTCGNTCRNSSELKKHVEKVHLGKWPHSCSTCGKGFYLKAELTKHMQSH; encoded by the exons ATGTCTGCAGGGGATGGTTTGAGAGAATTGATCACAGAGAGACTAACGGCTGCTGCTGAAGACATATTTGAGCTGGTTAAAACTACTATCGTCGAGTACAAGGAGGAGCTCGAGCGTCAGCGGAAACTGCAGAATATCTTCTTGAACCCTAAAGTCTACCTACACAGAATAG ATGTGCCACAGCAACTTGTGTGTAAGGAAGAGGAGGTTCTACTCAGCAAGCAGCTCTGTAACCAGGATAGAAACTCCAGTCCACACCAAGAGGAGGCAGAGCCTCCATGGATTAAAGAGGAACCAGAGGAACCCTGCAGCATTCAGGAGGGAAAGCAGCGAGTCTTCAATGCAAGACTAGAAG ATGAGCCGCAGCAACTTGTGTGTGAAGAAGAGGAGGCTCTGTCTGACCAGGAGAAGAGCTCCAGTCCGGACCAAGACGAGGCAGAACTTCCACGGATGAAAGAGGAATCAGAGGAACCCTGCAGCGTTCAGGAAGGAGAGCAGCTTGAACTGAAGGAGGAGACTGACGCATTCATGTTGACTCCTGCTCATGAGGAAAGAGACCACAGTGAACCAGAACTGCATGAACACCAACTCCTTTCTCAAAACTCAAATGTTGCTGAGGATAAAGATCCTGCAGGAAGCAAGGACAGGGGCTCAGAATCAATTAGAAATTCAGAGCCAAACCCACCCAACAAAATCTATCAAAGCAGGCACAACACGGACGTGTCAGAGAATCAATGTGGTCCTCTTCAAGATAAGCCATCTTTTAAATGTGGCATTTGTGGTGAGTGTTTTAAGAACAAGTTAGCTTTACAGACACATCAGCGTGTCCACAGTGGTAAAGAAACACATTCTTGCAAGATTTGTGGGAAAATGTTCATTTGGAAGTCTTTATTAAGAGCTCATGTAAGAAGTCACACAGGGGAAAAGCCTTTTACTTGCACAACTTGTGGAAAAGCATTCGTTCAGAAGTCACACTTGAAAAATCACAACATgatacacacaggtgagaagccttttACCTGTACAACATGCGGCAAATCTTTCACActacaaaaatgtctgaaattcCACATACGTACACACACAGGCGAGAAGCCTTTCACTTGTACAACATGCGGCAAATCTTTCACacaacaaaaatgtctgaaagtCCACATACCtaaacacacaggtgagaagccttttACTTGTACAACATGCGGCAGATCTTTTGCACAACAAAACCTTTTGAGAATCCATATACGTattcacacaggtgagaggccTTTCACTTGTACAACATGTGGCAAGTCTTTCacacaacaaaaatatttgactgTCCACATGCGTatacacacaggtgagaaaccTTACTCCTGCagaacatgtggaaaaggaTTCTGTCACCTAAAAAGTCTGAACAATCACAACAAAATTCATACAGATGACAGGCTGTTTAGTTTCAATACATGTGGCAATACTTGTAGAAACAGTAGTGAGCTGAAAAAACATGTAGAAAAGGTCCACTTAGGTAAGTGGCCTCACTCatgcagcacctgtggaaaaGGATTCTATTTAAAGGCAGAGTTAACAAAGCATATGCAAAGTCATTAA
- the LOC121506283 gene encoding gastrula zinc finger protein XlCGF8.2DB-like isoform X2, with amino-acid sequence MKEESEEPCSVQEGEQLELKEETDAFMLTPAHEERDHSEPELHEHQLLSQNSNVAEDKDPAGSKDRGSESIRNSEPNPPNKIYQSRHNTDVSENQCGPLQDKPSFKCGICGECFKNKLALQTHQRVHSGKETHSCKICGKMFIWKSLLRAHVRSHTGEKPFTCTTCGKAFVQKSHLKNHNMIHTGEKPFTCTTCGKSFTLQKCLKFHIRTHTGEKPFTCTTCGKSFTQQKCLKVHIPKHTGEKPFTCTTCGRSFAQQNLLRIHIRIHTGERPFTCTTCGKSFTQQKYLTVHMRIHTGEKPYSCRTCGKGFCHLKSLNNHNKIHTDDRLFSFNTCGNTCRNSSELKKHVEKVHLGKWPHSCSTCGKGFYLKAELTKHMQSH; translated from the coding sequence ATGAAAGAGGAATCAGAGGAACCCTGCAGCGTTCAGGAAGGAGAGCAGCTTGAACTGAAGGAGGAGACTGACGCATTCATGTTGACTCCTGCTCATGAGGAAAGAGACCACAGTGAACCAGAACTGCATGAACACCAACTCCTTTCTCAAAACTCAAATGTTGCTGAGGATAAAGATCCTGCAGGAAGCAAGGACAGGGGCTCAGAATCAATTAGAAATTCAGAGCCAAACCCACCCAACAAAATCTATCAAAGCAGGCACAACACGGACGTGTCAGAGAATCAATGTGGTCCTCTTCAAGATAAGCCATCTTTTAAATGTGGCATTTGTGGTGAGTGTTTTAAGAACAAGTTAGCTTTACAGACACATCAGCGTGTCCACAGTGGTAAAGAAACACATTCTTGCAAGATTTGTGGGAAAATGTTCATTTGGAAGTCTTTATTAAGAGCTCATGTAAGAAGTCACACAGGGGAAAAGCCTTTTACTTGCACAACTTGTGGAAAAGCATTCGTTCAGAAGTCACACTTGAAAAATCACAACATgatacacacaggtgagaagccttttACCTGTACAACATGCGGCAAATCTTTCACActacaaaaatgtctgaaattcCACATACGTACACACACAGGCGAGAAGCCTTTCACTTGTACAACATGCGGCAAATCTTTCACacaacaaaaatgtctgaaagtCCACATACCtaaacacacaggtgagaagccttttACTTGTACAACATGCGGCAGATCTTTTGCACAACAAAACCTTTTGAGAATCCATATACGTattcacacaggtgagaggccTTTCACTTGTACAACATGTGGCAAGTCTTTCacacaacaaaaatatttgactgTCCACATGCGTatacacacaggtgagaaaccTTACTCCTGCagaacatgtggaaaaggaTTCTGTCACCTAAAAAGTCTGAACAATCACAACAAAATTCATACAGATGACAGGCTGTTTAGTTTCAATACATGTGGCAATACTTGTAGAAACAGTAGTGAGCTGAAAAAACATGTAGAAAAGGTCCACTTAGGTAAGTGGCCTCACTCatgcagcacctgtggaaaaGGATTCTATTTAAAGGCAGAGTTAACAAAGCATATGCAAAGTCATTAA
- the LOC121506283 gene encoding uncharacterized protein LOC121506283 isoform X3: MSAGDGLRELITERLTAAAEDIFELVKTTIVEYKEELERQRKLQNIFLNPKVYLHRIDVPQQLVCKEEEVLLSKQLCNQDRNSSPHQEEAEPPWIKEEPEEPCSIQEGKQRVFNARLEVLIHSLLCVRKRRFYLASSSVTRTETPVHTKKRQSHHGLKRNQRNLAAFRRESSLN; the protein is encoded by the exons ATGTCTGCAGGGGATGGTTTGAGAGAATTGATCACAGAGAGACTAACGGCTGCTGCTGAAGACATATTTGAGCTGGTTAAAACTACTATCGTCGAGTACAAGGAGGAGCTCGAGCGTCAGCGGAAACTGCAGAATATCTTCTTGAACCCTAAAGTCTACCTACACAGAATAG ATGTGCCACAGCAACTTGTGTGTAAGGAAGAGGAGGTTCTACTCAGCAAGCAGCTCTGTAACCAGGATAGAAACTCCAGTCCACACCAAGAGGAGGCAGAGCCTCCATGGATTAAAGAGGAACCAGAGGAACCCTGCAGCATTCAGGAGGGAAAGCAGCGAGTCTTCAATGCAAGACTAGAAG TTCTCATTCACTCACTCTTGTGTGTAAGGAAGAGGAGGTTCTACTTAGCAAGCAGCTCTGTAACCAGGACAGAAACTCCAGTCCACACCAAGAAGAGGCAGAGCCACCATGGATTAAAGAGGAACCAGAGGAACCTTGCAGCATTCAGGAGGGAGAGCAGCTTGAACTGA
- the LOC121506283 gene encoding uncharacterized protein LOC121506283 isoform X4, which yields MSAGDGLRELITERLTAAAEDIFELVKTTIVEYKEELERQRKLQNIFLNPKVYLHRIDVPQQLVCKEEEVLLSKQLCNQDRNSSPHQEEAEPPWIKEEPEEPCSIQEGKQRVFNARLEGRGGST from the exons ATGTCTGCAGGGGATGGTTTGAGAGAATTGATCACAGAGAGACTAACGGCTGCTGCTGAAGACATATTTGAGCTGGTTAAAACTACTATCGTCGAGTACAAGGAGGAGCTCGAGCGTCAGCGGAAACTGCAGAATATCTTCTTGAACCCTAAAGTCTACCTACACAGAATAG ATGTGCCACAGCAACTTGTGTGTAAGGAAGAGGAGGTTCTACTCAGCAAGCAGCTCTGTAACCAGGATAGAAACTCCAGTCCACACCAAGAGGAGGCAGAGCCTCCATGGATTAAAGAGGAACCAGAGGAACCCTGCAGCATTCAGGAGGGAAAGCAGCGAGTCTTCAATGCAAGACTAGAAG GAAGAGGAGGTTCTACTTAG